A section of the Methanoculleus taiwanensis genome encodes:
- the hisE gene encoding phosphoribosyl-ATP diphosphatase: MQTHDVLDELWAVICERAENPSENSYVSSILTHRKGVDKALEKVGEEAVEFILAAKNQVRERTVSEGADLLFHFLVALRASDIDIDEVLSELAGRRR; this comes from the coding sequence ATGCAGACGCATGATGTGCTCGACGAGCTCTGGGCAGTTATCTGCGAGCGTGCAGAGAACCCATCCGAAAACTCGTATGTCAGCAGTATTCTGACGCACCGCAAGGGCGTCGATAAGGCGCTTGAAAAAGTAGGCGAAGAGGCGGTGGAGTTCATCCTCGCCGCGAAGAATCAGGTCAGGGAGCGCACCGTATCCGAAGGCGCCGACCTCTTATTCCATTTCCTCGTTGCCCTGCGGGCATCGGATATCGATATCGACGAAGTCCTCTCGGAGCTTGCCGGGCGGCGCAGATAA
- a CDS encoding lysylphosphatidylglycerol synthase transmembrane domain-containing protein has protein sequence MKKSQWKWLLVSVSFSTLVLIAVLYFTIDETTIEYLQQINPYYLVLALLLHVVALGFWALRIQKMTGSLGYRVRFRHCLNLVFANMLVASITPSQAGGEPVRIHELYRADVKLGDATAVVIMERVLDGIVLGAAGAFAMLFLGSYWSSLAAGVSIIMYAAWVFITLFVLVFVFSVKNPDHLKRFLRRISAWIGKKWKMKRIESILATVDREVDNFHESLVRFVNHGKVGLLWGFFFTCLFWFSEFFIASLLLIGLGQPPFFIESFVVQLIIAIIMMLPLTPGGSGIAELSATSLYGLFVNSSIVGVFVLLWRLILYYFNIAIGLLASLSIVRREIVVRTEKTR, from the coding sequence ATGAAAAAATCTCAGTGGAAGTGGCTTTTAGTCTCGGTCAGTTTCAGCACGCTCGTACTGATTGCGGTCCTCTACTTTACCATCGACGAAACGACCATTGAGTACCTGCAGCAGATCAACCCCTACTACCTCGTCCTCGCGCTGCTGCTGCACGTCGTCGCCCTTGGTTTCTGGGCGCTCCGCATCCAGAAGATGACCGGTTCGCTCGGCTATCGCGTCCGGTTCAGGCATTGCCTCAACCTGGTCTTTGCCAATATGCTGGTTGCGTCGATCACCCCGTCGCAGGCGGGCGGCGAGCCGGTGCGGATTCACGAACTGTACCGTGCCGATGTGAAACTCGGTGATGCAACCGCCGTCGTTATCATGGAACGCGTGCTCGACGGTATCGTCCTCGGCGCGGCCGGTGCATTCGCGATGCTCTTTCTCGGGAGTTACTGGAGCAGCCTTGCCGCAGGTGTCAGTATTATCATGTACGCGGCCTGGGTCTTCATCACGCTCTTCGTTCTCGTCTTCGTCTTCTCCGTAAAGAACCCCGACCACCTCAAGCGGTTTTTGCGGCGGATCTCCGCATGGATCGGGAAGAAGTGGAAGATGAAGCGGATCGAGAGTATCCTCGCGACGGTCGACCGGGAGGTCGATAACTTCCACGAAAGCCTCGTGCGCTTCGTCAACCACGGTAAGGTCGGTCTCCTCTGGGGTTTCTTCTTCACCTGCCTCTTCTGGTTTTCGGAGTTCTTCATCGCATCCCTGCTCCTCATCGGACTCGGCCAACCCCCGTTCTTCATCGAGTCGTTCGTCGTGCAGCTCATTATTGCGATTATCATGATGCTCCCGCTCACGCCGGGCGGTTCGGGGATCGCAGAACTCAGCGCCACGTCGCTGTACGGGCTCTTCGTGAACTCGTCCATCGTCGGGGTCTTCGTCCTCCTCTGGAGGCTTATCCTGTACTACTTCAATATCGCTATCGGCCTTCTTGCAAGCCTCTCGATCGTCCGGCGTGAGATTGTCGTGAGAACCGAGAAGACACGATAG
- a CDS encoding DUF357 domain-containing protein → MRLSTFGEVYGSRVEAARPIPPEASVLGRIAGEVLEMAAAYRSDGCTFLRTGDRVNALASFTYGLGWLDAGCVLGLVRTAGGERLHPAAIADPIPEALADRLHEKTTRYERMLSEAITAVETGPDRASLLSEAAEMVVAEARRGHLDGSLHLRNQEYAAALSLFSYGYGWLDAGVRAGLLRVTGRRDLFTV, encoded by the coding sequence ATGAGACTATCGACGTTCGGGGAGGTGTACGGCAGCCGGGTGGAGGCGGCGCGCCCGATCCCTCCTGAAGCGAGCGTGCTCGGAAGGATAGCCGGGGAGGTTCTCGAGATGGCTGCCGCTTACCGGAGCGACGGGTGCACGTTCCTTCGCACCGGTGACCGGGTGAATGCGCTGGCAAGTTTCACCTACGGGCTCGGGTGGCTCGATGCCGGATGCGTTCTCGGGCTCGTCCGGACTGCCGGTGGCGAACGACTGCATCCCGCCGCCATCGCCGATCCGATCCCGGAGGCGCTGGCTGACCGCCTCCACGAGAAGACGACCCGCTACGAACGGATGCTCTCGGAAGCGATCACTGCCGTCGAGACCGGGCCTGACCGGGCAAGCCTGCTCTCCGAAGCGGCGGAGATGGTTGTCGCCGAAGCGAGGCGGGGGCATCTGGACGGAAGTCTGCATCTCCGGAATCAGGAGTACGCGGCCGCGCTTTCCCTCTTCAGTTACGGGTATGGCTGGCTTGACGCCGGCGTTCGTGCCGGCCTGCTCCGGGTCACGGGGCGGCGGGATCTCTTCACGGTATAG
- a CDS encoding bifunctional nuclease family protein produces the protein MSVSEMGAAPTVVLDADGKGTIPIYVGLWEAISISNALNMEMLPRPITHDLIIEMLRRFGISLDALHIDSLEEGVFYAKLVLKQESRTEVMDCRPSDGIAIALRYGAPILIDPDVIQTASVKKEELPKMVDLKEYL, from the coding sequence ATGTCCGTCAGTGAGATGGGGGCCGCCCCGACGGTTGTGCTCGATGCTGACGGGAAAGGCACCATCCCGATCTACGTCGGGCTCTGGGAGGCTATCTCCATCAGCAACGCGCTGAATATGGAGATGCTGCCCCGTCCCATCACGCACGACCTCATCATCGAGATGCTCAGACGTTTCGGAATCTCGCTTGATGCCCTTCACATCGACTCGCTCGAGGAAGGGGTCTTCTATGCAAAGCTCGTTCTGAAGCAGGAGAGCCGGACCGAGGTGATGGACTGCCGGCCGAGCGACGGGATAGCCATTGCCCTTCGATACGGCGCTCCCATTCTGATCGATCCGGATGTCATCCAGACGGCGTCGGTGAAGAAGGAGGAACTTCCGAAGATGGTCGATCTGAAGGAGTATCTCTGA
- a CDS encoding MBL fold metallo-hydrolase — translation MVTIVEVYNNIGYDPGLVTAKGFSCYLQEAGLLFDTGGQGDVLLENMQRLGIDPGSVRRLVLSHDHWDHTGGAAAVLRANPEIEVFVPAGFSNKTLDLIEARTPPRIVEEWSPLAEGIFSTGPLGGEIPEQALAIEGTDGYLIVTGCAHPHIARIIHKVAERGAVWGVIGGLHTVSEEDTDALEAVSYLSASHCTDRIGELEARYPDAFSPGGAGFVHRYH, via the coding sequence CATCGGCTATGATCCGGGCCTTGTTACAGCCAAAGGGTTCTCCTGCTATCTGCAGGAGGCGGGCCTACTCTTTGATACCGGAGGCCAGGGGGACGTGCTGCTCGAGAATATGCAGCGCCTCGGGATCGATCCCGGATCCGTCAGGCGACTGGTTCTCTCGCACGATCACTGGGATCACACCGGTGGGGCGGCTGCCGTCCTCCGTGCAAACCCGGAGATAGAAGTCTTTGTACCTGCAGGATTCTCGAATAAGACTCTCGATCTGATCGAAGCCCGGACACCGCCACGGATCGTCGAAGAGTGGAGTCCCCTTGCAGAAGGGATCTTCTCGACAGGCCCTCTCGGCGGCGAGATTCCGGAACAGGCGCTCGCCATCGAAGGAACCGACGGATATCTCATCGTCACGGGGTGTGCCCACCCACATATCGCGAGGATCATTCATAAGGTTGCAGAAAGGGGGGCGGTATGGGGAGTTATCGGCGGGCTTCACACCGTATCAGAGGAAGATACGGATGCCCTCGAAGCAGTTTCCTACCTCTCCGCCTCGCACTGCACCGACCGCATAGGGGAGCTGGAGGCGCGATATCCGGATGCTTTCTCTCCCGGCGGAGCAGGATTCGTACACCGGTACCACTAA
- a CDS encoding RAD55 family ATPase produces the protein MYRYTTGIPVVDDHFRGLKATGNILILAPPLSYAEQIAYRLACPAEGEWTIVMSTDERASDVVTALKRQGADKNRIGVIDAITKCSVPTISESARVKFVTSPMDLTGMGIKFSRMAEDMWKESVTMEPPGPLPPPIRFCINSVSTLLMYSRLDVAYRFLHVITNRVKKLEGLGIYLLNNESFDDKTLSTIKQLMTLILEVKAVDVGMTHQWYFRIIGINGTTTQWIQYHIVDGQLIVV, from the coding sequence ATGTACCGCTATACGACGGGCATCCCGGTGGTGGACGACCACTTCCGGGGACTCAAGGCAACCGGCAACATCCTCATTCTGGCTCCTCCGCTCTCCTATGCCGAGCAGATAGCCTACCGGCTTGCATGCCCGGCGGAAGGAGAATGGACGATCGTGATGTCGACCGATGAGCGGGCAAGCGATGTCGTCACGGCGTTAAAGCGGCAGGGAGCGGATAAAAACCGGATCGGTGTCATCGATGCCATCACGAAGTGCTCGGTTCCGACCATCTCAGAATCCGCCCGGGTGAAGTTCGTCACAAGCCCCATGGATCTCACCGGGATGGGGATAAAGTTCTCCAGGATGGCCGAGGATATGTGGAAAGAGAGCGTGACCATGGAGCCTCCGGGCCCTCTTCCCCCGCCGATCCGGTTCTGCATCAACTCGGTCTCGACCCTCCTCATGTACTCCAGGCTTGATGTGGCCTACCGGTTTCTGCACGTCATTACAAACCGCGTGAAAAAACTCGAGGGGCTCGGGATATATCTCCTGAATAACGAGTCCTTCGACGACAAGACGCTCTCCACCATCAAGCAGCTGATGACCCTGATCCTTGAGGTGAAGGCCGTCGATGTCGGGATGACACACCAGTGGTACTTCAGGATCATCGGGATCAACGGGACGACCACGCAGTGGATTCAGTACCACATCGTCGACGGGCAGCTCATCGTTGTATAG
- a CDS encoding PAS domain-containing sensor histidine kinase, which produces MRTNQQRSREIMTNDSRDMDIINQIPQAAFALDTAGTIRVWNHNMEELTGIRAEEIVGRGGFEHSRILFGERRPTLINDILGQGNPGDGLYRNLIRNKDQIYAESCVPLTNGKQVACTAAPLYNTAGIRIGAIEALYDITEKRAAENSLQRSEEQIRTLTHALPDMFFTIDHNGIFLEFSWNEAQKYGIDPGSLVGRGPDALFPEEEAGFIAATARAVIDTGQNTSQERRFMWHGEERAFRTDLHPLHDTSGRIVAASGISRDISNRIRSERTVQETTRVTDLYLDLLSNDIYNTSMVAATIIEMLRERLEGEEEELAQRVKATIEQNINIIKNVELLNTLSQHRTTLGPVDLDALVREQIRRYSGIRIRYSGCHCTVWANPLLEHIISNLISNSIKYGGMRVEIDISALETEEVVTLTVADNGIGIPDPLKPNIFDRFTRGGKKMPGSRGLGLHIVKTLVNQYGGRVWAADRVPGKPGEGAAIKIILQKC; this is translated from the coding sequence GTGAGAACGAATCAACAGAGAAGCAGGGAGATTATGACGAACGACAGCAGGGATATGGATATCATCAACCAGATCCCCCAAGCGGCATTCGCGCTTGATACAGCCGGAACGATTCGTGTCTGGAACCACAACATGGAGGAACTCACCGGCATCAGGGCCGAGGAGATCGTCGGCAGAGGAGGGTTCGAGCACAGCCGGATCCTCTTCGGCGAGCGGCGCCCGACGCTCATAAACGACATACTCGGCCAGGGAAATCCGGGCGACGGGCTGTATCGAAACCTCATCAGAAACAAAGACCAGATCTATGCCGAATCATGTGTTCCCTTAACGAACGGGAAGCAAGTTGCGTGCACCGCAGCTCCGCTCTACAACACCGCCGGAATACGCATCGGGGCGATCGAGGCGCTCTACGACATAACCGAGAAACGAGCGGCAGAAAACTCCCTCCAGCGGTCGGAGGAACAGATCCGGACGCTGACGCATGCTCTCCCCGACATGTTCTTCACGATAGACCATAACGGAATCTTTCTGGAGTTTTCGTGGAACGAGGCGCAGAAGTACGGCATCGACCCCGGCAGTCTTGTCGGAAGAGGCCCGGACGCCCTGTTTCCAGAGGAGGAGGCCGGGTTCATTGCAGCCACTGCGAGAGCGGTGATCGATACCGGACAGAACACCTCACAGGAGAGGAGATTTATGTGGCACGGCGAGGAGCGGGCATTCCGGACAGACCTCCATCCGCTCCACGATACCTCAGGAAGGATCGTCGCGGCAAGCGGTATCAGCCGCGACATCTCAAACAGGATCCGCTCTGAAAGGACGGTACAGGAGACTACCCGGGTCACCGATCTGTACCTCGACCTCTTAAGCAACGACATCTACAACACGAGCATGGTTGCCGCCACCATCATCGAGATGCTCCGGGAACGGCTCGAAGGCGAGGAGGAAGAACTTGCACAGCGTGTCAAGGCCACCATCGAGCAGAACATCAACATCATCAAGAACGTCGAGCTGCTCAATACCCTCAGCCAGCACCGGACGACGCTTGGCCCTGTCGATCTCGATGCGCTCGTCCGGGAACAGATCAGACGCTACAGCGGAATCCGCATACGCTACAGCGGTTGCCACTGCACCGTCTGGGCAAACCCCCTCCTCGAGCATATCATCTCAAACCTCATCAGCAACAGCATCAAGTACGGCGGAATGAGGGTCGAGATCGATATCTCCGCTCTCGAGACCGAGGAGGTCGTAACCCTCACCGTTGCGGACAACGGCATAGGGATTCCCGATCCCCTGAAACCAAATATCTTCGACCGGTTCACGCGCGGAGGAAAGAAGATGCCGGGAAGCCGCGGCCTCGGCCTGCATATCGTCAAGACACTGGTCAACCAGTACGGCGGCAGGGTCTGGGCTGCAGATCGCGTTCCCGGGAAGCCGGGAGAAGGGGCGGCGATCAAGATCATCCTTCAGAAATGCTGA
- a CDS encoding DUF432 domain-containing protein encodes MFGRYDYTFQIDDGGIKAGIERRDGLYCYRRTCGEKRFERLLASESGGIIVNPVEPVNLPKEITNFLLIEFDPVLVEPGSVNRFYLTFPVEIGVFVESKRDIEVLDIIGLDHQKYTLYGPASGGVIARWYKSKIYPDIPEVHPLMEGVMELTIRNTYREWVTVSQAVFESYDMKLYYNDIVSMTAQMRIITKNQAETDFLDTPLKPGMKKSIELYTARGIPSIKKGFLMEWGLA; translated from the coding sequence ATGTTCGGGCGGTACGACTATACGTTTCAGATCGACGACGGGGGCATTAAAGCCGGAATTGAGCGGAGAGACGGCCTCTATTGCTATCGGAGGACGTGTGGCGAAAAAAGGTTCGAAAGGCTTCTGGCGTCCGAGTCGGGTGGGATTATCGTCAACCCGGTCGAACCGGTCAACCTCCCGAAAGAGATCACGAACTTCCTGTTGATCGAATTCGATCCGGTACTCGTCGAACCGGGATCGGTCAACCGGTTCTACCTGACGTTTCCGGTTGAGATCGGGGTCTTCGTCGAATCGAAGCGTGATATCGAGGTGCTTGATATCATTGGCCTCGACCACCAGAAGTACACCCTCTACGGGCCGGCGAGTGGCGGTGTCATCGCCCGATGGTACAAGAGCAAGATCTACCCGGATATCCCGGAGGTTCATCCTCTGATGGAGGGGGTAATGGAACTCACCATCCGGAACACCTATCGTGAATGGGTTACGGTATCGCAGGCGGTCTTTGAGAGTTACGATATGAAGCTCTACTACAACGATATCGTCTCGATGACCGCCCAGATGCGGATCATCACTAAAAACCAGGCTGAAACAGATTTTCTCGACACGCCGCTCAAACCCGGGATGAAGAAGTCGATCGAACTCTATACCGCCCGCGGTATCCCGTCGATAAAGAAAGGATTTCTCATGGAGTGGGGATTGGCGTGA
- a CDS encoding metal-dependent transcriptional regulator, with amino-acid sequence MHPSTCEDYLEAIHNTVPGNQRPVTFAEIAEALGVDPAAVEATVPALAQEGYLTLHGDGSVLLTEKGRERAAKVVRKHSVLQCFLTEMLGIDTDAASREACTLEHEISDETIDRLSSYLDCRKPGHAPRRRCGRAAASLLDFDEGDTLRVTMLKRPGCNRRLMDLGILPGEVVELRRKLPNRSVMVRVKGCDIAISPEIAESIFVEPSR; translated from the coding sequence ATGCATCCTTCGACCTGCGAAGACTACCTTGAGGCGATTCACAATACTGTTCCGGGGAACCAGCGCCCGGTTACGTTCGCCGAGATAGCGGAGGCGCTCGGGGTCGATCCGGCAGCCGTCGAGGCAACGGTTCCGGCACTCGCACAGGAAGGATACCTGACCCTGCACGGGGACGGCAGTGTCCTGCTGACCGAGAAGGGCAGAGAGCGTGCAGCGAAGGTGGTCCGGAAACACAGCGTCCTGCAATGTTTCCTGACCGAGATGCTCGGGATCGATACCGATGCCGCCTCACGCGAAGCGTGTACGCTCGAGCACGAGATCTCCGACGAGACGATCGATCGCCTCTCATCGTATCTCGATTGCCGAAAACCGGGTCATGCACCCCGGCGGCGGTGCGGGCGGGCGGCGGCATCGCTTCTCGACTTCGACGAAGGGGATACTCTCCGGGTTACCATGCTCAAACGACCCGGGTGCAACCGGCGGCTTATGGATCTTGGCATCCTTCCCGGTGAGGTGGTCGAGCTCCGGAGAAAGCTCCCGAATCGGTCGGTTATGGTACGGGTAAAGGGGTGCGATATCGCGATCAGCCCCGAGATCGCCGAATCGATCTTCGTGGAGCCGTCCCGATGA
- a CDS encoding mechanosensitive ion channel family protein — protein sequence MNVTSVLETPVGYGTLTVGSILSVIIILIVGIVIAKIVAMNVRRALHERVPKNDLEILTKIIYYVIVAWAVIIALPYLSIDLSGLLVAGGIAGLVIGFASQSVVSNLISGLFLMVERPIKIGDNIGVEGISGNIEDIRILSTVVKTYDGIYVRIPNEKVFTSNITNYVQNVARRFEYTVGIRYQDDADRAVRIIKEVIWNHPFALKSPAPSVYVDSLGDNSVNISVKIWAPSREWWDVKTDLLWKIKIELEQNGIEIPFPQRTLWFANDLKGDVSGRDGGS from the coding sequence GTGAACGTAACATCGGTCCTGGAGACTCCGGTCGGCTACGGCACTCTGACGGTCGGAAGCATCCTCTCGGTCATCATTATCCTCATCGTCGGGATAGTGATCGCAAAGATAGTGGCGATGAACGTCAGGAGGGCGCTCCATGAGAGAGTCCCGAAGAACGATCTTGAGATCCTCACAAAGATCATCTACTACGTCATTGTCGCCTGGGCGGTTATCATCGCGCTGCCCTACCTCAGTATCGATCTCTCCGGCCTTCTCGTCGCCGGGGGTATCGCGGGTCTCGTGATCGGTTTTGCGAGTCAGAGCGTTGTCTCGAATCTTATCTCCGGTCTGTTCCTGATGGTAGAACGTCCGATAAAAATAGGAGATAATATCGGTGTCGAGGGGATATCGGGCAACATCGAGGACATTCGGATCCTCTCGACCGTCGTCAAGACCTATGACGGGATTTATGTCCGGATCCCGAACGAGAAGGTCTTCACTTCGAATATCACGAACTACGTGCAGAATGTTGCCCGGCGGTTTGAGTATACGGTGGGGATCCGCTACCAGGACGATGCCGACAGGGCGGTCAGGATCATAAAAGAGGTCATCTGGAACCACCCCTTTGCCCTGAAAAGCCCTGCACCGTCGGTCTACGTCGACTCGCTCGGTGACAACAGCGTCAATATCAGTGTCAAGATCTGGGCGCCGTCGCGGGAGTGGTGGGACGTCAAGACGGATCTTCTCTGGAAGATAAAGATCGAACTCGAACAGAACGGCATCGAGATCCCGTTCCCGCAGAGGACGCTCTGGTTTGCGAACGATCTGAAAGGGGATGTATCGGGGAGGGACGGCGGGAGCTAA
- a CDS encoding NusA-like transcription termination signal-binding factor produces MNRTICFKERRYIEELRILTKATAVDCIIDERFDRIIYVIREGDMGLAIGRKGANIKKMQKVLGRRVEMVEFAQEPTAFVQNIFKPADILEVQSAAEGRTDVFVRKSDLGIAIGKGGCMIEKARLLIARFLGRELGEIQVREEENADA; encoded by the coding sequence ATGAATCGAACGATATGCTTTAAAGAAAGACGATATATCGAAGAGCTCCGGATTCTCACAAAAGCTACGGCTGTTGATTGTATCATCGACGAACGCTTCGACCGCATCATCTACGTCATCAGGGAAGGTGACATGGGACTTGCGATCGGCAGAAAGGGCGCAAATATCAAGAAGATGCAGAAAGTTCTCGGCCGCCGCGTTGAGATGGTAGAGTTCGCCCAGGAACCCACAGCATTCGTACAAAACATATTCAAACCGGCTGATATTCTGGAGGTGCAATCCGCCGCCGAGGGACGCACCGACGTATTTGTCAGGAAGAGCGATCTCGGCATCGCCATCGGAAAAGGGGGATGCATGATAGAGAAGGCACGGCTCCTCATAGCACGGTTCCTTGGGCGGGAGCTCGGCGAGATACAGGTAAGGGAGGAGGAGAATGCAGACGCATGA
- the feoB gene encoding ferrous iron transport protein B, translated as MKTALIGNPGVGKSLIFNQLTGLGVEVSNYPGTTVELQRGNTCYRREIVELVDLPGVYSLDGTSDEELLVQRFLGQQGADALIAVLNVTRLERNLYLLLQVAEYGLPMIVVLNMIDEAADRGFEVDAAALRDILGVEVLLTSALEGKNIDRIIPLALADARPSTVEVPYDHHIEAAVRSLDKMLGAERVESMQALEGIGDDPDLLEAAKTIADEIESRHRMTISQIIAANRHNFARQIADAITVRIEEPAPPFDLDRIFTRVIPGIPVLIGVLLTMLVTVFIVGSWIEEFIVTLFDTWAIAPFMSLGLPPLIETIGISILLALQAGLGIAFPYILLFYIFISILEDSGYMTRAAFLADKAMHRVGMHGGAIIPMTLAFGCTVPAIMGIRTLRSRRERMIAAFLVTMVPCSARTVIIAGIVSSFIGIAAALSIYIIVFALILATGLMLSRVTPGERFGMIMEMAPLRRPDPNLVLKKSWSRLSEFLFIAMPLLLLGSVFLGLFEFFGLMNAFAAFAAPVMEGLLGLPGYTATALIFGILRKEMAFETLAILAGTADLGAVLSALQLYVFAIVTVLFVPCLSTITVLNREVGSRITLAVSLYTVSLGLVIGALINLVLT; from the coding sequence ATGAAGACTGCCCTGATAGGAAACCCGGGCGTGGGGAAATCCCTGATCTTCAACCAGCTGACGGGGCTCGGCGTAGAGGTGAGCAACTACCCGGGAACGACCGTGGAACTCCAGCGGGGCAATACCTGCTACCGGCGCGAGATCGTCGAACTCGTCGACCTCCCGGGAGTATACTCGCTCGACGGCACCTCCGACGAAGAACTCCTGGTGCAGCGGTTCCTCGGCCAGCAGGGAGCCGACGCGCTCATCGCCGTGCTGAACGTCACCAGGCTTGAGAGAAATCTGTACCTGCTCCTGCAGGTTGCCGAGTACGGCCTGCCGATGATCGTCGTCCTGAATATGATCGACGAGGCGGCTGACCGTGGTTTTGAGGTCGACGCAGCGGCACTTCGGGATATCCTCGGGGTCGAGGTGCTGCTCACGTCCGCTCTCGAGGGAAAGAACATCGACCGGATCATCCCCTTGGCGCTCGCCGACGCACGGCCTTCGACTGTGGAGGTTCCCTACGACCACCATATAGAAGCGGCCGTCCGGAGTCTGGACAAGATGCTCGGCGCGGAGCGGGTCGAGAGCATGCAGGCGCTCGAAGGGATCGGTGACGACCCTGATCTTCTGGAGGCGGCAAAGACGATTGCTGATGAGATCGAGAGCCGCCACCGGATGACTATCTCCCAGATCATCGCGGCCAACCGGCATAACTTCGCCCGGCAGATCGCCGACGCCATCACCGTCCGGATCGAAGAGCCCGCACCGCCCTTCGACCTCGATCGAATCTTCACCCGGGTCATCCCGGGCATCCCCGTACTGATCGGGGTTCTGCTCACCATGCTCGTCACGGTCTTCATCGTCGGCAGCTGGATTGAAGAGTTTATTGTCACCCTCTTTGATACCTGGGCGATAGCTCCCTTCATGAGCCTTGGCCTCCCGCCGCTCATCGAGACGATCGGGATCTCAATCCTGCTCGCACTCCAGGCAGGGCTCGGGATAGCGTTCCCGTATATCCTCCTCTTCTACATATTCATCTCGATCCTCGAGGACTCCGGGTACATGACCCGGGCGGCGTTCCTCGCCGATAAAGCGATGCATCGGGTCGGGATGCACGGAGGAGCGATCATCCCGATGACGCTCGCTTTCGGGTGCACCGTGCCCGCCATCATGGGTATACGGACGCTCCGGAGCAGGCGTGAGCGGATGATCGCGGCGTTTCTCGTCACCATGGTGCCCTGCTCGGCACGAACGGTCATTATTGCCGGAATCGTCTCGAGTTTCATCGGGATAGCGGCCGCACTCAGCATCTACATCATCGTATTTGCGCTTATTCTTGCGACCGGCCTGATGCTTTCCCGGGTGACGCCGGGTGAGCGGTTCGGGATGATCATGGAGATGGCTCCGCTCCGCCGACCCGACCCGAACCTGGTGCTGAAGAAGTCCTGGTCGCGCCTCTCCGAGTTTCTCTTCATCGCCATGCCGCTCTTGCTCCTCGGGAGCGTCTTCCTCGGCCTGTTCGAGTTCTTCGGTCTGATGAACGCTTTCGCGGCGTTTGCCGCCCCTGTTATGGAGGGACTCCTCGGCCTTCCCGGGTATACCGCGACGGCACTCATCTTCGGCATCCTCCGAAAGGAGATGGCATTCGAGACCCTGGCGATCCTTGCCGGGACTGCCGACCTCGGCGCGGTGCTCTCTGCCCTGCAGCTCTACGTCTTTGCCATCGTTACGGTGCTCTTCGTCCCCTGCCTCTCCACGATCACCGTCCTCAACCGGGAGGTCGGGTCGAGGATAACCCTTGCCGTGAGCCTGTACACGGTCTCGCTCGGGCTTGTCATCGGCGCACTTATAAATCTGGTCCTCACGTAA
- the dph5 gene encoding diphthine synthase gives MLTFVGLGLFDLKDISVKGLDAVRRAEYVYLESYTSRMMGSSVSEMEAVFGKEIVLLGREDVEQHPDEVIRRARDGDVVFLTGGDPMVSTTHADLRIRAAGMGVATSIIHASSIASAVCGLAGLQNYRFGKSCSVPFPAKSWFPTTPLETIRQNLALNLHTLVYLDIQPDRYMRVGEAIAIIERMAEILETPAPSLYVGIARAGSEHPHVAAGTGELLKSVDFGPPLHILVVPADLHPVEHEYLRTFAGL, from the coding sequence ATGCTGACGTTTGTAGGCCTTGGACTCTTTGATCTTAAGGACATATCCGTAAAGGGACTCGATGCCGTTCGGAGAGCGGAGTATGTCTACCTTGAATCGTACACCTCCCGGATGATGGGTTCGAGTGTTTCGGAGATGGAAGCGGTCTTTGGAAAAGAGATCGTCCTTCTCGGGCGGGAGGATGTTGAGCAGCACCCGGATGAGGTGATCCGGCGTGCGCGGGACGGCGACGTGGTCTTCCTCACCGGCGGCGATCCGATGGTCTCGACGACCCACGCGGATCTCAGGATCCGCGCTGCCGGGATGGGTGTCGCGACGTCGATCATCCACGCCTCGTCCATTGCAAGCGCTGTCTGTGGGCTTGCCGGACTGCAGAATTACCGGTTCGGGAAATCCTGTTCTGTCCCGTTCCCGGCGAAGAGCTGGTTTCCGACGACCCCGCTCGAGACGATCCGCCAGAACCTCGCTCTCAACCTGCATACGCTGGTCTACCTCGATATTCAGCCTGACCGGTATATGCGGGTCGGAGAAGCGATAGCGATCATCGAGCGGATGGCGGAGATCCTGGAAACACCTGCTCCGTCGCTGTACGTCGGGATCGCACGGGCGGGCTCCGAGCACCCGCATGTGGCCGCGGGAACGGGCGAACTGCTCAAATCGGTAGACTTCGGGCCGCCGCTCCACATCCTGGTCGTGCCGGCCGATCTCCACCCGGTGGAGCACGAGTACCTCCGGACGTTCGCGGGACTATGA